The stretch of DNA GCGAGCTTTGATAGCACCGGAGAGAAGCTTCGGTAGCGGATCCGACTCGGAGCCTTCGACTTTAGAAGGCCAAGACTCGTAGGTCTTGTAGCAGAGGAACAAGTGGCGGCTGTACGGTTTGACAGTGCCAACGAGGTTGCTCTGGTACATCTCCGGCCGCTGGAAGCCGTACTTTACGTCCGCATCGGCGATGGCGTCAGAAGAGAAGTTCTCCGCAACTCCGTCACCGTCCCCGTCCATGGCGGATTCTGTTGTTGAAGGAGAGGAGCGATAGCGGAAGGGATGGGCTGTTGCTGGAGAGTGAATGAAGATGTTGAAAAAGCCGAGTGACGAGATATATCGTTGCGCTCGCGCGTCGGTGATCAGAAAGCGTCTTGGCTGCTGCTCAATGCCCATTTGGCCCCTTTTATCTTGCCACCATCAGAGGCTGAGGCCGACTTGGGCCGCAAGCTAAAAAGCGCAGGGTGCGTGTTTAACACACTCGCTTCGTTTGTCCGAGACCGTCGTTGCGCGTGACGTTCACGAAAAATGTGACAATTTCCGCAGTAGCCTTAGAAGTGGGACCCACGTGCGGGCCAGGATAGTGGGACCCCCTCtttgataaatttaatatcatgttgtatttatttccctatatatcatattaaaaataaatattattattaaaaatatgacaatttatgtttaaataatatctttataaaaattactttttttttaaattatgtgataaaaataatttaaaatttttcttggaaCACGTGGCAAGTTTCCAAAGTGGTCTGTGTCATCTGAAATTGATGCGACAACCACCGGCGAAGGAAGAAAGGGCAAGAAAAATGGCATGGAGCAACACGCGTTCAACTTCCAGAGTCGACTGATTACATCACCACCGTAGAGACGCAGACACGTGGCTGCGGGTCCGACAACTCCTGACGCACGCTCTTACGACGAGGAAGGCCTTTGACGCACGCGTCCACCAATCCGCTTGGTGTTTGCTCCGACGACGATTCAGATTCCGGATCAGAAGTAGAAGAGGAGTTTCGCTGGATCGAATAGGCTGATTCAACCTTttcaaacctttttttttttttattaattacaaatttacaagcatCCATTACGAAAATGGATCGAAATCAGAAGGAACTGAAAGCGAGAAAAGGTTTGTTTTGCAGATCGAGTTTTCCAATCGAAAGCAGAGAAACGATCACTCTACAATGGCGAAAGTAAGTCTTTCTGTGCATTTGCATTTCATCGGCGTTGTCTACAGGCAATCGGAGAAGGAAAGGAACATCGCGACACTCAGAagaaatcaatctctaaataaTTACCTGAAGGCTTCACATCAACGCTCGGCGCCTTCTCCGTCACGGCGGCCTTCTGCATCATGTTGCCGGAGGAATAATCCGGCAGGAATGGCTTCGGGACGTCCGGTGGATTGGCGCAACGAATCAGCGCCCAGTTCACGCTCTGGAAGAATGGATGCTGCTTAATTTCAGTGGCCCCGCGCCTATATGCAAGGCGGTGCTGTGGCTCTTTGACGAGTAATCCTCTGATCAAGTCCCTGGCAGGGAAGCTCACGGCAGGAGATTCTGGAAACCTTAATGGCTGTCCGACCACGTTGAACAATGTAGCACGGTTTCCTGCTCCCCTGAATGGCGTTCTGCCGAACAAGAGTTCGTAGAGAAAGATCCCGAAGGTCCACCAATCCACCGCGCTTCCATGGCCTTCGCCTTTGATGATTTCAGGAGCCAAGTACTCGTGCGTGCCAACGAACGACATTGACCGAGCGTTTGTGGGTTCAGCAATGAGCTCGGGGAGAGGGCTTGCCGGATGATAGATTTCAGCTTTCTGTTTggtcttcttttctctcttcgcCTTGTTAAGGAAACGAGGCGTGAAGCATGCAGGTTGGATGCAGGATGGCTCGATTACACAAGATGGCTCGATGCAGTAGGCCGAGTTCTTGGATTCCAAGCTGGAGTTTGAGGATTTGATGAGGGTCGGGCTGACAGCACATCTGAGGGAGAGGTCAAAATCTGAGAGCATTATGTGACCGTCTTCTCTCACCAAGACATTCTCCGGTTTAAGGTCCCTGTAAATGATTCCGAGCATGTGCAGATACTCCAAAGCCATGAGAACTTCTGCTACATAAAACCTACACAAGGATCAAGAGGTTACCCTCCATgatctttttccttttcaactATTGGTATTAATGTTGGGTACATTCAACAAAAAAGCCATTATGTTGTATAGTTGTGCATCTAAACTCAGCTAATCTCTTATTTTGCTGGTCAGCATTGAGTATAAAGATCATAACAAGTCAATTGTAAGAACTAAACTTGTCAATTAGGTAAAAGTACATACATATGCATCATAATAGAGTAGCCCACAAAGAGATTTGTATTGGACTAAGATAATATTCGATCAATTACAAATAGAAACCTATGTTATAAAATTATACACCCCATGCTGAGGTACTATGTTTCTTATCTCCTTTATGTTTACTTTGGTTATGGGTATTAGGAGATACTTACCAAACAGGGGTGTAAACTACCTGAACCAATCCTGATATCTTGCTGTTTAGTATGCTTTAGCTCTAGAAAAATTCAGGATTGATTTAGGCTCAAGGCAAACCATGCATCAATGGTTCCAGTTTAAACTCATGCAATAAAACCTTAATATATTAGAACACCCTAACACGCTAGCAAAGCCTAGGTTTTGAACCAAATCCTCCAAGAGATGGTTTATGcaatcttaaaaatattgcATCATCAACTCTTTTGTTGTTTATTTATAGTCACATCTTTCTAACATGTTAAGTTTGAAGAGAgcacataaaacataaaaaatcacCTTCTTGTGACTTCGGTGAACCTGACACTAAGTTTTGTAGTTTGACCATCTATAATTGTAAAAACATTTATGACTACTATTTAATGTCCTAAAGTTGAATATTTACGAAGAGTCAATACAAATTGGAGGGAAGTTCTTAATTTACAAGGTCATAGCCTACTTGAAATGGACACTTGAGCTCAGAATCATCTTCAAATGGGCCCAAAAATTGTGCTGCAGTTTGGCTTGATTCCTTTAACAATCAATCCTTCCTGTTAAGCAACCCAGTTTACTCTCCTATTTTGGACTAGCTAACTGTTTCCAAAACAACCAATAACATTTGCAAATCATCTAAACTATCAAGTTATTCCCTGTATACGGGAGACCTGGTTTCGATATGTGTAATTTCTTAGATGAAACTCATAATGTGAGTCAAAAATTGCGtcacaaatacaaaataaacaaataaattaacattataatTAAACTAGAAAATTGATCGATGAACAGTAACCTTAGAACAAGCgaaacaaaatataaagacaTACATAGTGGGAAGAACACTATGAGAGGGGTAACATTAGTTTCATTTGCATAGACAAACGTCACAGTGAATGGGCTAGGGATCCAAGCTCAGGAAGGCCAGGGTGTATGGTTGAGTTTATTAGAGGGTGATGTTTTAACCCTTCTAAGGCCttaaaattagtataaaaagAATCCTTGGGGGCATATAGCACCCGATAATATCAATGTCATGGATAGGTTAAAAGTAACTAGGTGAGCAGTTGAAGAGGTTCAGTGAAACCAAAAAGGATTTCCAGGTAACAGGTAATACAGGAAAAGCGAGGATCGTACAAACACAGTATTCAACTATGTTGTTTGACTGACAGAAGTGAATTATGTGAGGAAAGGGTTTGGGGGGACAGGAATTCTAACCTGGCAGCTGGCTCTGAGAAGCACTTCCCAGGTTGTCTTTGCCGGAGTGCGTGCAAATCTCCCCCAGGACAGAACTCCATCACCAAGCAAGAGAGTTTCTCCGTCTCAAAGTGTGTATACAAAGTGGGCAGAAATGGATGATCCAGAGACTGCAatatttctctctctgtttGAGCCCTCAAAAGCTTCTTCCGACTTTCTAGGGTTGCTTTATTCATGGCCTTCATGGCAAAGTAACTTCCCGTGCCTATCAACTCAACCAGACAAACACTGCCTATATCTCCAGAACCCAGACGTCCCAACTTCCTGAAGTGCTTTAGTTCCAACTCCCCATCACGAGATCTGATGGCTTTAATTGCTTCCCATCTTATGTCATTTCCCTTGTGAGGTTTGGACATGGTATTGCTAAAATTGCTGGAGCTGCTCTCATCACTGACGTCGCTGCTGGTGCTGCCTCTTTTGATGCTCGTCTTCCTGCTCTCAACAAAATCTCCAGAGTTTGTTACTTCATCGATTTCACCAGACTTCTCAACAATGCTTCCGCATTCACTTAATTCCGTGTTGCTGAAACTTTGTTTGGCTTCTGTGAACTGCGTACCAGAATACAAACTATATTGTGGGCTTGGACAGAAGCCAATTCCCAGTTGAGGCATTACTTGGCTGGAAGGCAGTCGATCCAAACCCCCTTTTCCTTGATTCCGGACAAAGCTCACTGATTCTGACAGAGAGCTCAAATTATCAATCTCAGACTTATCAACAGAACTGATCGTGGACAATATGGTTTCTGATGTTGAAACCTGTTTCCGATCTAGCACATCATTCAATCCCATGAATCCCAATTTCTCCTTCTTCGTTTGATGATTGTGTTTGGATGATGAATCAGATAGCTCTTTTTGCATGTGACCGTGGTTCATTTTGTCGGAAAGCTCTGAATCATGAACTACAGACTTCACCGAGAAGTAGGTTGCCTTTGTCCCATGATCCATAGAACAGGATCCAGAAGAAGCCCCTTCACATCTGGATGGTTTGAGAGCGGGAGAAGTAGAGTTGTAGCCTACGCCACAGAGAGAACCAATTCCATCAACAAGTGGCTCCATCAAAGTACTTGGCAATGGCGCTTTAGCGTCAACAATCTAATTCAACATAATCACCCCTGCGCCGGAGAAATCAACATTAGACGTCTATTCAAAATCTGGGTTTCTTTCAGAAGTTGAACGATGAACATAGCTTAATGCAGGGCATGCAGTGCAGAATCAGAAAAGAGTGAGAACTTTGAAGCAAACAGGGAAAGTTTAAACGACTCGCCACAGCAACACTACCAAATCCAATGAATTAGCAGAGACCCCATATGGATACAAATCACCGGGTTCTTGTACAATCAAAGAAGCACCACAATGATTACGGAGCAAACAAAACATGGAACGTGCTTCACAATAATTCACTTTTAAGATAAGGTAGACATTAACATCTTAATAATGACACCAAACCcacaatttttatattccttTCACAGAATAAAACCCGCATTTAACGTATTCCTTAAGAATccaagaagcaaagaaacagaGCAGAAAGAAAGAACAGACCGCCGTTTGATCACCGTAAGAAAAGGCAGAAGACGGAAAGAAAGCTTGGGAAGTAAAATTTTAACTGCCGCTGGTTAAGTGACGAGCCTTTACTTTCCGACATTTTCTTGGCAACCAACCAGACTggcaaaagaaaacaaaaaaataaaagaaaacggAAGAGAAGTATAAACCTGATTATTACGGAATGCAGATGACGAAGCAGTCTTCCATCTTCGGCCAGCAAGAAAGAACACTCAAAAGGACGCCTTAGAAAGTGATGGAACTTTTATGTCCCTTTCAGATCCGATCGAAAAtcaggaagagagagaaagaaatcatTTGAATGATGATTTCCTGTTCAATTCGTCGTTTAATCCATGAGATTATTGTTAAGAACGAAAGCAAAgaagcgctctctctctctctctctctctcccctcctcTGTTTTGCGGGAATAATAACTAAGCTCACTGGCAAAGCAAAGACACGAAGCAAAAGCAAAGCTTAAAAAGCCGTCTTTTCTCTTGTTTGCAGGCCACTGGCTTTTTAGCGGGTAAGTATATCGCGTTTCataatatattatcaattaattaattaaaatattttataattaaacataaaagtTTTTTCCAAACtcatctatttttatttttttgtgtaattatttTACCTTctcgttattttaattatatttcataaatctatattttttagttaatttaatttttatattttaatattttttttatgacaacttaaattttttgttattcaattataattatgtacttatattttttaatcaatttaattctttgtattttgatgtgtaaaaagaagtaaaatagaatgagttaatttaatttttttttataagtcaaaatataagagttaaattaactaaaaaatacaaatatataagtgtaattgaaataataaaaatttaaattattaaaaaaaattaaaataaataaattaaactgaCTTGAAAATGTAAAGAGagaagtataattaaaataacaaaaatttatagtgatgacacataaaaataaagtgacaaaaatatgaagTTGGCCTAACAATTTTACTAGCGAGTGATCTTATCCGTTCACGTTGATTAAATGAATGTCAATTTATCTCTTtgatttaagattaattaaatattcttaaattaattaaccatCCGCCATTAAGATTAAGGGATCCTTCATTTGATATCTcaatgataagatctatgttgCACGTAAACGAAAACGAAAAAAGTTTTTGATAGGAAACGAAAATGTGGAAACGgacattcttttaaaaaaataagcataaataaaGTCTGAAATGAGAATAGAAAACGTTTCGAAAACGGAAAAATGGCTCCTATGAGGTGTTTTCATGCAACAAGGATATAATCatacttgaaaaaataaaagttttatttatttggacTAATTGAATCAAACAAACTGAACTTGTTgattcaattcgattttttcTTGCATCGGTTaagtttagttaatttttttcaaaagttcaattttttattttcgatttgattttttagttagAAGAATTGAACTAATCGAACCGATAttgttttaatgtttataaaacgATATCACTTTCTtcaattttgtgtgttttttattggttactttgattttttttttcaattgttttgcaCTTCTTTGATTTAATcagtttgattcaatttatacagtttgagtttatttttttggctatcaattaatttgatttttcgaGTTAATCAATAAGTTtggttttataatttttta from Diospyros lotus cultivar Yz01 chromosome 6, ASM1463336v1, whole genome shotgun sequence encodes:
- the LOC127804742 gene encoding serine/threonine-protein kinase D6PK; its protein translation is MEPLVDGIGSLCGVGYNSTSPALKPSRCEGASSGSCSMDHGTKATYFSVKSVVHDSELSDKMNHGHMQKELSDSSSKHNHQTKKEKLGFMGLNDVLDRKQVSTSETILSTISSVDKSEIDNLSSLSESVSFVRNQGKGGLDRLPSSQVMPQLGIGFCPSPQYSLYSGTQFTEAKQSFSNTELSECGSIVEKSGEIDEVTNSGDFVESRKTSIKRGSTSSDVSDESSSSNFSNTMSKPHKGNDIRWEAIKAIRSRDGELELKHFRKLGRLGSGDIGSVCLVELIGTGSYFAMKAMNKATLESRKKLLRAQTEREILQSLDHPFLPTLYTHFETEKLSCLVMEFCPGGDLHALRQRQPGKCFSEPAARFYVAEVLMALEYLHMLGIIYRDLKPENVLVREDGHIMLSDFDLSLRCAVSPTLIKSSNSSLESKNSAYCIEPSCVIEPSCIQPACFTPRFLNKAKREKKTKQKAEIYHPASPLPELIAEPTNARSMSFVGTHEYLAPEIIKGEGHGSAVDWWTFGIFLYELLFGRTPFRGAGNRATLFNVVGQPLRFPESPAVSFPARDLIRGLLVKEPQHRLAYRRGATEIKQHPFFQSVNWALIRCANPPDVPKPFLPDYSSGNMMQKAAVTEKAPSVDVKPSGNYLEIDFF